In the Pirellulales bacterium genome, one interval contains:
- a CDS encoding PQQ-binding-like beta-propeller repeat protein, giving the protein MSTESIAAPALRQRLARLAAAGVLLGCAAVLLGYWHELLNIYLETGRRSFFRWLFYKEHNTFWKATAVAALAATVGSLLVRWLARNRTAKPDRWLWLGLFVWLAAAMALWLYKASAISQEPTLAAGFAAASTWVIWPWLARLSGWSVRARWSVLAGLIGLVVLFAAGVRFDGIDGASQANFTWRFRPAQRGAARTALQPTDAPAAQGSATTSTPARADAPSDYPRFRGADGQGTVNGANLDRDWTQHPPVERWRRAVGLGWSAFAVAGDHAVTQEQRGEEECVVCYQRDSGQELWIHKDPVHYVEHATGDGPRATPTIAGQRVLTLGGTGVLNCLNRQTGERHWSVDLLADNDAPLLRYGMCGSPLVVGDLVIACAGGVHDASLVAYHVESGQRAWRAGQDEAAYASPALIRLGNTEQVVALNKATLESRNPATGELIWSTPWWKDIEAMNCSQVSPLGDRRLFLATGYGKGATLYELTPGVLPWQVGVVWKSRDLQCKFCTAVVRDGFAYGLDNGILACISLADGKRQWKKGRYGHGQILLVDDLLLVQAENGHLVLVEATPEKHNELADVAVLEGKTWNHPALADNQLFLRNDHEAVCLELPRIERHTASAP; this is encoded by the coding sequence ATGTCTACCGAGTCGATCGCGGCGCCGGCCTTGCGCCAGCGTCTTGCGCGGCTGGCGGCTGCTGGCGTGCTGCTCGGCTGCGCCGCGGTGCTCCTCGGCTATTGGCACGAGCTGCTGAACATCTACCTGGAAACCGGGCGCCGGTCGTTCTTCCGGTGGCTGTTCTATAAAGAGCACAACACGTTTTGGAAGGCCACGGCCGTGGCCGCGCTGGCGGCGACCGTCGGATCGTTGCTCGTGCGCTGGCTGGCGCGGAATCGGACTGCGAAACCCGATCGCTGGTTGTGGCTGGGGCTGTTCGTCTGGCTGGCGGCGGCCATGGCGCTGTGGCTGTACAAGGCGTCTGCCATCTCGCAAGAGCCGACGCTCGCGGCCGGATTCGCCGCTGCCAGCACGTGGGTCATCTGGCCCTGGCTGGCCCGTTTGTCGGGGTGGAGCGTTCGGGCTCGGTGGTCCGTTTTGGCCGGACTGATCGGACTGGTCGTCCTGTTTGCCGCCGGCGTGCGGTTCGACGGCATCGACGGCGCCTCGCAGGCGAATTTCACCTGGCGATTTCGACCTGCGCAGCGCGGTGCGGCGCGAACTGCGTTGCAACCGACGGACGCCCCCGCTGCACAAGGTTCGGCAACAACCAGCACCCCCGCACGAGCCGATGCGCCGTCGGATTATCCACGATTTCGCGGTGCCGATGGCCAAGGCACCGTGAACGGCGCGAACCTGGACCGCGATTGGACCCAGCATCCGCCGGTCGAGCGCTGGCGCCGTGCGGTTGGCCTCGGCTGGAGCGCCTTTGCCGTGGCCGGCGATCATGCCGTGACGCAAGAGCAGCGCGGCGAAGAGGAATGTGTCGTCTGTTACCAGCGCGACTCCGGGCAAGAGCTGTGGATACACAAGGACCCGGTGCACTATGTCGAGCACGCCACGGGAGACGGCCCCCGCGCCACGCCCACGATTGCCGGTCAGCGCGTGCTGACCTTGGGCGGCACGGGCGTGCTCAATTGTCTGAATCGGCAGACGGGTGAGCGGCACTGGTCGGTCGATCTGTTGGCGGACAACGATGCCCCCCTGCTCCGTTACGGCATGTGCGGTTCGCCCTTGGTCGTGGGCGACCTGGTCATCGCCTGCGCGGGAGGCGTGCACGATGCGTCGCTCGTCGCGTACCACGTCGAGTCGGGCCAGCGGGCGTGGCGTGCCGGCCAGGACGAAGCGGCCTATGCCTCGCCGGCACTCATCCGCCTGGGTAACACTGAACAGGTCGTCGCCCTCAACAAGGCCACGCTCGAATCGCGCAATCCGGCGACCGGCGAGCTCATCTGGAGCACGCCGTGGTGGAAAGACATCGAGGCCATGAATTGCTCGCAGGTGTCGCCCTTGGGCGACCGGCGACTCTTCCTGGCCACGGGCTATGGGAAAGGAGCGACGCTCTACGAACTCACCCCGGGCGTGCTACCCTGGCAGGTCGGCGTCGTTTGGAAATCGCGCGATCTGCAGTGCAAATTCTGCACGGCCGTGGTCCGCGATGGCTTCGCGTATGGTCTCGACAACGGCATCCTGGCTTGCATCTCGCTCGCAGACGGCAAACGTCAATGGAAGAAGGGTCGCTACGGCCACGGACAGATCCTGCTGGTCGACGACCTGCTGCTGGTGCAGGCCGAAAACGGCCACCTGGTGCTGGTCGAAGCCACGCCGGAAAAACACAACGAGCTGGCCGACGTGGCGGTGTTGGAGGGCAAAACCTGGAACCACCCGGCCTTGGCCGACAACCAGTTGTTCTTGCGCAACGATCATGAAGCCGTGTGCCTGGAACTGCCGCGTATCGAGCGCCACACGGCGAGCGCGCCCTGA
- a CDS encoding amino acid adenylation domain-containing protein has product MFLQAAAVYPDRPALHVQGKCQTYAQLRDRVGRVARVLSRQNFPVPRLGAVFGSRTAAVYEGLLGTLVAGAGYVPLNPRFPAARNRFMLETSGATTLVADHHFVEQQDEILSEVERPLCVVLPEVADAGEYRRRFPRHEFFGASDLEAASPLKEAPAVCDDALAYILFTSGSTGAPKGVMVTHRNVMHYVECMSRRYCIGPTDRFSQTFDLTFDVSVSDMFVCWPNGACLCVPTANDMLAPAKFIREQQVTVWFSVPSVGILMKRMNLLKPEAFPSVRWSLFAGEPLPASIAAAWKIAAPDSHVENLYGPTEATITCTVHRFDPADDARDGTVPIGRALPGLSAAIVDEHLQLVPAGEIGELCIAGAQVAAGYWQDPEKTADKFVAMSWHAGPDNRWYRTGDLACVNEQGDILYRGRADEQVKIRGFRVELMEIEHVLKSAAGTEFVAVLAYPRNELGPLGTTAFLSGSTVDPESILAVARERLPNYMVPQELIFLPEMPLNANGKIDKKSLKQHLENA; this is encoded by the coding sequence ATGTTTTTGCAGGCTGCCGCCGTGTATCCGGACCGACCTGCACTGCATGTGCAGGGTAAATGCCAGACCTATGCGCAACTCCGTGACCGAGTGGGCCGGGTCGCGCGTGTCCTCTCCCGGCAAAACTTTCCGGTGCCGCGGCTCGGCGCCGTCTTCGGTTCGCGTACCGCGGCCGTCTACGAGGGGCTCCTAGGCACGCTCGTCGCAGGCGCCGGTTACGTACCGCTGAATCCGCGGTTTCCCGCGGCCCGTAATCGCTTCATGCTCGAAACCTCGGGCGCGACGACGCTGGTCGCCGACCACCATTTCGTCGAGCAGCAGGACGAGATCCTGAGCGAGGTCGAGCGCCCGCTGTGCGTCGTACTGCCCGAGGTTGCCGACGCCGGTGAATACCGCCGCCGCTTTCCGCGTCACGAGTTCTTCGGCGCTTCCGACCTGGAGGCCGCGAGCCCGCTCAAAGAGGCACCCGCGGTCTGTGACGACGCCTTGGCATATATCTTGTTCACCTCGGGCAGCACCGGGGCGCCCAAAGGCGTGATGGTCACGCATCGCAACGTAATGCATTATGTCGAGTGCATGTCGCGGCGCTATTGCATCGGTCCGACCGACCGATTTTCGCAAACATTCGACCTGACGTTCGACGTTTCGGTCTCCGATATGTTCGTCTGTTGGCCCAACGGGGCGTGCCTGTGCGTGCCCACGGCCAATGACATGCTCGCGCCGGCCAAGTTCATCCGCGAGCAGCAGGTGACCGTCTGGTTCTCGGTGCCCTCGGTGGGCATCCTGATGAAGCGGATGAACCTGTTGAAGCCCGAGGCGTTTCCGAGCGTGCGGTGGAGCTTGTTTGCCGGCGAACCGCTGCCGGCCAGCATTGCCGCGGCGTGGAAGATCGCGGCGCCCGACTCGCACGTCGAGAACCTCTACGGCCCGACGGAAGCCACGATCACCTGCACGGTGCATCGATTCGATCCGGCGGACGACGCGCGCGACGGCACGGTGCCGATCGGCCGGGCGCTGCCAGGGCTCAGCGCCGCGATCGTCGACGAGCACTTGCAACTGGTTCCCGCCGGGGAGATCGGCGAGCTGTGCATCGCTGGGGCCCAAGTCGCGGCCGGCTACTGGCAAGATCCCGAAAAAACGGCCGATAAATTCGTGGCCATGTCCTGGCATGCCGGTCCGGACAATCGCTGGTACCGCACGGGCGACCTGGCGTGCGTGAATGAACAAGGCGACATCCTCTACCGCGGACGCGCCGACGAACAGGTGAAGATTCGCGGTTTCCGCGTCGAGCTCATGGAAATCGAGCACGTCCTCAAGAGTGCCGCCGGCACCGAGTTCGTGGCCGTGCTCGCCTATCCGCGCAACGAGTTGGGCCCGTTGGGCACCACGGCTTTCCTGTCCGGTTCGACGGTCGATCCCGAGTCGATCCTGGCCGTGGCGCGCGAGCGTCTGCCCAACTACATGGTCCCGCAGGAATTGATCTTCCTGCCGGAAATGCCGCTCAATGCCAATGGCAAGATCGATAAGAAGTCACTCAAACAGCACCTGGAGAACGCATGA
- a CDS encoding acyl carrier protein — translation MTTPADIKQFLCQHLRRKLAKAGIDDPADNLSLTESGLVDSFGLLEIVMAVQDKFGIQVDVSEVDIEAFTTVGGFCRIVSGYATAGSATV, via the coding sequence ATGACCACTCCTGCGGACATCAAGCAGTTTCTCTGCCAGCACCTGCGGCGCAAGCTCGCCAAGGCCGGAATTGACGATCCGGCCGACAACCTGAGCCTGACCGAGAGCGGCCTGGTCGATTCGTTCGGCCTGCTGGAAATCGTGATGGCGGTCCAAGACAAGTTCGGTATCCAGGTCGACGTCAGCGAGGTCGACATCGAGGCGTTCACCACCGTCGGAGGTTTTTGCCGGATCGTATCGGGCTATGCAACCGCGGGCAGCGCGACGGTCTAA
- a CDS encoding FG-GAP-like repeat-containing protein, with the protein MGTYARGAVRRKGLLRRRWGSLGVQPLEDRVLLNGESVARQWDELLLAAIRRDTPRPPVHARNLFHTSAAMYDAWAAYDANATGYLNFEKYTSPDVAGAREEAISYAAYRVLKNRYTNANGGATSVASFDAKMVELGYDPAYTSTLGTSPAALGNRIAQTIIEFGMNDGSLQANNYADPTYTPVNPALGVLVSGTEVVDPNRWQPLAFEELVLQNGIVVGASTQKFVGSQWKDVIPFSFERGQFIDPGPPPQLNTPSAAQYKAEALDVIRAASILDPSFSTTIDISPGVFHNNTLGTNDGTGYGLNPVTGQPYAPNVVKLGDYGRVLAEFWADGPQSETPPGHWNVIANDVTDTLAPADKRIGGVGAPVDDLEWDVKLYFSLNAGMHDAAVSAWGLKRVYDSTRPITMIRYLAGLGQSSDPQQPSYNPDGIPLEPGLVEVITSDTTQPGERHAQLAGHEGEIAIHTYQGPPDDPDAPPAGVGWILAADWLPYQRPTFVTPPFAGYVSGHSTYSRSGAEIMTDFTGSPYFPGGLFEYHMNTDFLSFETGPSQPVTLQWASYYDASDEAGISRIYGGIHIPADDFTGRIIGSQVGNSVYALATQYFSGAHAAAPVAFPEVDGTTLAVQSAASSLVVAATLTQGTSTPLEAQGGASGQTALSGSVVADLSNSSVELLAGSISVAGQAGAFSPLGTPANYAWQLPVGLPVSFTAAARGLQFQLLGNVALDAEGNASAAGFDLQFAAGSVLDYDLDGQAGSIDLAALPPVSNASAGDASLRLINGQWVVTVPVDTTIVLAGLAGGADLELHLTGDVVVVSPQLFTNISAGSGLDTPQRSEPATVTAPYLQAAHTGGVATGDYDGDGLPDLLLTRADGPAVLYRNLGNSTFADVTSATGLAALLPASSNGAAFGDIDNDGDLDLYVTGIGNARFHLFVQNHGTFTEEALTRGAALDGATVYGQSAAWGDYDRDGYLDLYVTEWRIDDAVQNPGQVPTRSRLLRNLGVMQPGHFVDVTSAAGVALDGVTGTAEPGEFARSARFSDLDHDGWQDLLVIGDYGESKLFWNNHDGTFADGTVAAGLSSVARAAGSAIADFNGDGWLDVFITAAYSPADGWDGNRLLLNAGNRLFTDATSAAGVRNAGRAWAADAWDYDNDGDPDLIITAGDHAEGAGAFAGDAVRLFRNNGGASFTEVSAALGLPTGTLSKGLATLDFDRDGDRDLVFVNYGGLPTLVRNDGGNRVGSWLRLNLQATASDTLGLGARVTVTPVAGGPSFVTVLSGGSNYLSTSEPSLLLGLGPGTAPLASVTVAWPSGAVQTLTNVARNTTLKVQEYLGPTFTNVTQAAGLNLAQLPPPYDAFSSIINMSASGAAGDYDGDGWVDLFVTRPYYGDKLYRNLGDGTFADVTDQAFPTTSATQDSSASWLDVDNDGDLDLVILTFFSLQFKLYINDGTGHFAEEGVPRGVNVPGPLARFGISVAVGDYDLDGYLDIFVVSLQVAAGPLYTRLLHNRGAAQPGYFEDVTVASGIDIDTRSPDLPFWDPDHPFLPYTARFADLDGDRYPDLFVTIDTGLSRLFWNNGDGTFTDGTDASGTGRGDSDMGLAIGDYNNDGRFDLFVSGVYPRTGNVAILVTGNRLFENLGKRQFLDVTASQHLADAGWAWGTTFLDYDNDGELDVAVTNGSQAAVNLGSDQTVLYQRNHNTYFDVSTRAGIVDSDAGRGVIAFDYDNDGDEDMFIVNSFTAPVLYRNDGGNAKSWLSLELNGVTSNRQGIGARVAVTPQLGGPTYYREMSASSNFASQNPDQVHFGLGEGTGTIDKVEIIWPSGLVQVLTHVARNQRLQVTEPQPPEIAVPPLYTTSEGTAVTLVATLGGLVDTVTWDFDNDGQYDDAAGASVSYLPTDQGDFLIRAKASGPDGEALAQTLVHATSVAPTAAIAAAIAAQFRGETVVYTLSASDPAPADQAAGFTWEIDWDSNGVWDQTVSGASGTTVSHSYPTDGPRTIMVRATDDDGSTGAVASTGVTVEKFVTRFNGSNTDLLWGGTSGFDGVYFIGSGTSVTVFTQFENSVLDYATETVTGVNGRIKAYGYGSLDVLDAEFVTSRTVELYGGAGDDALYGGSRGDSLYGGLGNDLIVGGTQGSDLGDRLFGEEGTDVLFGYRGADTLDGGSGQDLLVADRFNFGDDLFGYLGGAQGVWSDGSDYQDRIAALLYDTLLPAETVFADGAVDRLVGGSDLDWLFYTFGQDVVSDAAPGEEHTDAAP; encoded by the coding sequence ATGGGGACCTACGCGCGAGGGGCCGTGCGTCGCAAGGGCCTGCTGCGTCGCCGCTGGGGAAGTCTCGGCGTCCAGCCACTGGAAGATCGCGTCCTGCTGAATGGCGAATCGGTGGCTCGGCAGTGGGACGAGCTGCTGCTCGCGGCGATTCGCCGCGACACGCCGCGGCCGCCGGTGCATGCCCGCAACTTGTTTCACACTTCGGCCGCTATGTACGACGCCTGGGCGGCGTACGACGCAAACGCGACGGGCTACCTGAATTTCGAGAAATACACTTCGCCGGACGTCGCAGGCGCTCGGGAAGAAGCCATTAGCTACGCGGCCTACCGCGTCTTGAAAAACCGGTATACCAACGCCAATGGCGGCGCCACGTCCGTCGCCTCGTTCGACGCGAAAATGGTCGAACTCGGCTACGACCCGGCCTACACCTCGACGCTGGGCACGTCGCCGGCCGCGCTCGGAAACCGCATTGCGCAAACGATCATCGAATTCGGCATGAACGACGGTTCGCTGCAGGCGAACAACTATGCCGATCCGACGTACACGCCCGTCAACCCGGCGCTCGGCGTGCTGGTGTCGGGCACGGAGGTCGTCGACCCGAATCGCTGGCAGCCGCTGGCGTTCGAGGAGCTGGTTCTGCAAAACGGCATCGTCGTCGGAGCCTCGACGCAGAAGTTCGTCGGCTCGCAATGGAAGGACGTGATTCCTTTCTCATTCGAGCGCGGACAGTTCATCGATCCGGGCCCGCCGCCTCAGTTGAACACGCCGTCCGCGGCGCAATACAAGGCCGAGGCCCTCGACGTCATCCGCGCCGCAAGCATTCTCGATCCGTCGTTCTCGACGACGATCGATATCTCCCCCGGCGTCTTTCACAACAACACCCTGGGCACCAACGACGGTACGGGCTACGGGCTCAACCCGGTCACGGGTCAGCCGTATGCGCCGAACGTGGTCAAGCTGGGCGACTACGGGCGCGTCCTGGCCGAATTTTGGGCCGACGGCCCCCAGTCGGAGACTCCACCCGGGCATTGGAACGTCATCGCCAACGACGTTACCGACACGCTCGCTCCGGCCGACAAGCGGATCGGCGGCGTCGGCGCCCCGGTCGACGATCTCGAATGGGACGTGAAGCTGTATTTCAGCCTCAACGCCGGGATGCACGATGCCGCAGTCAGCGCCTGGGGGCTCAAGCGCGTCTACGACAGTACCCGACCGATCACGATGATTCGCTACCTGGCCGGGCTGGGCCAGTCGAGCGATCCGCAGCAGCCCTCGTACAACCCCGACGGCATCCCCCTGGAACCGGGACTGGTCGAGGTGATCACCTCGGACACGACGCAGCCCGGTGAACGGCATGCCCAGCTCGCGGGACACGAAGGCGAGATCGCAATCCACACCTATCAAGGTCCGCCCGACGACCCCGATGCCCCTCCGGCCGGCGTCGGCTGGATCCTCGCCGCCGATTGGCTCCCCTATCAGCGGCCAACTTTCGTGACGCCGCCGTTTGCAGGCTACGTGTCGGGCCACAGCACGTACAGTCGCAGCGGCGCCGAAATCATGACCGACTTTACCGGCAGCCCGTATTTCCCGGGCGGGCTGTTCGAGTATCACATGAACACGGACTTCTTGTCATTCGAGACGGGCCCTTCGCAACCGGTGACGTTGCAGTGGGCGTCGTACTACGATGCCTCGGACGAAGCGGGCATCTCGCGCATCTACGGTGGCATCCATATCCCGGCCGACGATTTCACGGGCCGCATCATCGGGTCGCAGGTCGGCAATTCGGTCTATGCGCTGGCCACGCAGTATTTCAGCGGCGCGCACGCCGCCGCGCCGGTCGCATTTCCCGAGGTCGACGGCACAACGCTGGCGGTGCAATCGGCGGCCAGCTCCTTGGTGGTTGCCGCGACCTTGACCCAAGGCACCAGCACGCCGCTCGAAGCGCAAGGCGGCGCGTCTGGCCAGACCGCATTGTCCGGCTCGGTCGTGGCCGACCTGTCGAACAGCTCCGTCGAACTCCTGGCCGGCAGCATCAGCGTCGCTGGACAGGCCGGGGCCTTCAGCCCGCTCGGCACGCCCGCGAACTATGCCTGGCAACTGCCCGTGGGGTTGCCGGTCAGTTTCACCGCGGCCGCGCGGGGCCTGCAGTTTCAACTGCTCGGTAACGTCGCGCTCGACGCCGAAGGCAACGCCTCGGCGGCCGGCTTCGATCTGCAGTTTGCCGCCGGCAGCGTGCTCGACTACGACCTTGACGGCCAGGCCGGCTCGATCGATCTGGCGGCCCTGCCACCCGTGTCGAATGCCTCGGCTGGCGATGCGTCGCTGCGCCTGATCAATGGCCAGTGGGTCGTGACCGTCCCTGTCGACACGACGATCGTGTTGGCCGGGCTGGCCGGCGGCGCCGATCTCGAACTACATCTGACCGGCGACGTCGTCGTCGTGTCGCCTCAACTGTTCACCAACATCAGCGCGGGCAGCGGCCTCGATACGCCGCAGCGCAGCGAGCCGGCCACGGTTACGGCACCGTACCTGCAAGCGGCGCACACCGGTGGCGTCGCGACGGGCGATTACGATGGCGACGGTCTGCCGGACCTCCTGCTGACGCGCGCCGACGGTCCGGCCGTGCTGTATCGAAACCTGGGCAATAGCACCTTTGCCGACGTCACCTCGGCAACCGGCCTGGCGGCGCTGTTGCCGGCATCGTCCAATGGCGCTGCGTTTGGCGATATCGACAACGACGGCGACCTCGACCTGTATGTGACCGGGATCGGCAACGCTCGGTTCCACCTGTTCGTCCAGAACCATGGCACGTTCACCGAAGAGGCCCTGACGCGCGGCGCGGCCCTCGACGGCGCGACCGTTTACGGGCAAAGCGCGGCCTGGGGCGATTACGACCGCGACGGCTACCTCGACCTCTACGTTACCGAGTGGCGCATCGACGATGCCGTGCAGAATCCGGGCCAGGTGCCGACGCGCTCGCGACTGCTGCGCAATCTGGGCGTCATGCAGCCCGGCCACTTTGTCGACGTCACCTCGGCCGCGGGAGTCGCCCTGGACGGCGTGACCGGTACGGCCGAACCGGGTGAGTTCGCGCGTAGCGCGCGCTTCAGCGATCTCGATCACGATGGCTGGCAGGACCTGTTGGTGATCGGCGACTACGGCGAGTCGAAGCTGTTCTGGAACAATCACGACGGCACCTTCGCCGACGGTACTGTCGCGGCCGGGCTGAGCAGCGTGGCCCGCGCCGCCGGCTCGGCGATCGCCGATTTCAATGGCGACGGCTGGCTGGACGTGTTCATCACAGCCGCGTATTCGCCGGCCGACGGTTGGGACGGCAACCGCCTGCTGCTCAACGCCGGCAATCGGCTGTTTACCGACGCGACCAGCGCGGCGGGCGTCCGCAACGCGGGCCGCGCCTGGGCCGCAGACGCTTGGGACTACGACAACGACGGCGATCCCGATTTGATCATCACCGCCGGCGATCACGCCGAGGGCGCGGGAGCGTTCGCCGGTGATGCCGTCCGCCTCTTCCGCAACAACGGGGGCGCATCGTTCACCGAAGTTTCCGCGGCGCTGGGGCTACCGACCGGAACGCTGTCCAAAGGCCTGGCCACGCTGGACTTCGACCGCGACGGCGACCGTGACCTGGTGTTCGTCAATTACGGAGGGCTGCCGACACTCGTGCGCAACGACGGCGGCAACCGCGTGGGCAGTTGGCTGCGGCTCAACTTGCAAGCCACGGCCTCGGACACGCTGGGCCTGGGGGCCCGGGTCACCGTGACCCCGGTGGCCGGCGGCCCCAGCTTTGTCACGGTGTTGTCCGGCGGTAGCAACTATCTGTCGACCAGCGAGCCTTCGTTGCTGCTCGGACTCGGGCCCGGCACGGCGCCGCTCGCGTCGGTCACGGTCGCCTGGCCCAGCGGCGCAGTCCAAACGCTGACCAACGTGGCCCGCAATACGACCTTGAAGGTCCAGGAATATCTGGGGCCGACCTTTACGAACGTCACGCAAGCCGCGGGCTTGAACCTCGCGCAGCTTCCGCCGCCCTATGATGCGTTTTCGTCGATCATCAACATGTCTGCCTCGGGAGCAGCGGGCGACTACGACGGCGATGGTTGGGTCGATTTGTTCGTCACGCGCCCGTACTACGGCGACAAGCTGTACCGCAACCTGGGCGATGGAACCTTTGCCGATGTGACGGACCAGGCGTTTCCCACGACCTCGGCCACGCAAGACTCTTCGGCCAGTTGGCTCGACGTCGACAACGATGGCGACCTCGACCTTGTGATCCTCACGTTCTTCTCCCTGCAGTTCAAACTCTACATCAACGACGGCACGGGCCATTTCGCCGAAGAAGGCGTGCCGCGCGGAGTCAACGTGCCGGGGCCGCTCGCGCGCTTCGGCATCAGCGTCGCCGTCGGCGATTACGACCTCGACGGCTACCTCGACATCTTCGTCGTCAGCCTGCAGGTGGCCGCCGGCCCGCTGTACACGCGCCTGTTGCACAATCGCGGGGCAGCCCAACCAGGCTATTTCGAAGACGTGACCGTGGCGTCCGGGATCGACATCGACACCCGGTCGCCCGATTTGCCCTTCTGGGATCCCGACCATCCCTTCCTGCCGTACACGGCGCGATTTGCCGACCTCGACGGCGACCGCTATCCGGACTTGTTCGTCACCATCGACACGGGGCTCAGCCGGTTGTTCTGGAACAACGGCGACGGCACCTTCACCGACGGCACCGACGCGAGCGGGACCGGCCGGGGCGATTCGGACATGGGCCTGGCGATCGGCGACTACAACAACGATGGCCGCTTCGACCTGTTTGTCTCCGGCGTATACCCCCGCACCGGAAACGTCGCCATTCTCGTCACGGGCAATCGCCTGTTCGAAAACCTCGGTAAACGCCAATTCCTCGACGTGACCGCCTCGCAGCACCTGGCCGACGCGGGCTGGGCCTGGGGGACGACGTTCCTCGATTACGACAACGACGGCGAACTCGACGTGGCGGTGACCAACGGTTCGCAAGCCGCGGTCAATCTCGGGAGCGACCAGACGGTATTGTACCAGCGCAACCACAACACCTATTTCGACGTCAGCACCCGGGCCGGCATCGTCGACTCGGACGCCGGGCGCGGCGTGATCGCGTTCGACTACGACAACGACGGCGACGAAGACATGTTCATTGTCAACTCGTTTACGGCACCCGTGCTCTATCGCAACGACGGCGGCAACGCCAAGAGCTGGCTAAGCCTGGAATTGAACGGCGTGACGTCGAACCGGCAAGGCATTGGCGCTCGCGTCGCCGTCACGCCCCAGCTGGGCGGCCCCACCTATTACCGCGAGATGAGCGCCAGCAGCAACTTCGCCTCGCAGAATCCCGACCAGGTGCACTTCGGACTTGGCGAGGGTACCGGCACCATCGACAAGGTCGAGATCATCTGGCCCAGCGGACTGGTCCAGGTGTTGACCCATGTCGCGCGCAACCAGCGTCTGCAAGTGACCGAACCGCAACCGCCAGAGATCGCCGTCCCCCCGCTCTACACGACGTCCGAAGGCACTGCCGTCACGCTCGTGGCGACGCTGGGGGGATTGGTCGATACGGTCACCTGGGACTTCGACAACGATGGCCAGTACGACGACGCGGCAGGCGCGTCGGTCAGTTATCTGCCGACCGATCAGGGCGACTTCCTGATCCGAGCCAAGGCCAGCGGTCCCGACGGCGAAGCCTTGGCCCAAACCCTGGTCCATGCCACGAGCGTCGCGCCGACGGCCGCGATCGCCGCGGCGATTGCGGCACAATTCCGCGGCGAAACCGTCGTCTACACGCTGTCGGCCAGCGATCCTGCGCCGGCCGATCAGGCAGCCGGATTCACCTGGGAAATCGACTGGGACAGCAACGGCGTGTGGGACCAGACCGTCAGTGGCGCCAGCGGCACGACCGTGTCCCATTCCTACCCGACGGACGGCCCCCGAACAATTATGGTCCGTGCGACCGATGACGACGGCAGCACCGGCGCCGTGGCCAGCACCGGCGTGACGGTCGAAAAATTCGTCACCCGGTTCAACGGGTCGAACACCGATCTGCTGTGGGGCGGCACATCAGGCTTCGACGGCGTGTACTTCATCGGATCCGGTACGAGCGTGACGGTGTTTACCCAGTTTGAAAACTCCGTGCTCGACTACGCGACTGAAACCGTGACCGGCGTGAACGGTCGCATCAAGGCCTACGGCTACGGCAGTCTGGACGTGCTCGATGCCGAGTTCGTCACCTCGCGCACTGTCGAGCTGTATGGCGGAGCTGGCGACGACGCGCTTTACGGCGGCAGCCGAGGCGACTCGCTCTACGGCGGCTTGGGCAACGACCTGATCGTCGGTGGCACGCAGGGCAGCGACCTGGGCGACCGCCTGTTTGGCGAAGAAGGAACCGACGTGCTGTTCGGCTACCGCGGCGCCGACACCCTCGACGGCGGCTCGGGGCAGGACCTGCTAGTCGCCGATCGATTCAATTTCGGCGACGATCTCTTCGGTTACCTTGGTGGCGCCCAGGGCGTTTGGTCCGATGGCAGCGACTACCAGGATCGAATCGCGGCCTTGCTCTACGACACGCTGCTACCGGCGGAAACCGTGTTCGCCGACGGTGCCGTCGATCGGCTTGTCGGAGGCAGCGATTTGGATTGGCTGTTCTACACCTTCGGACAGGACGTGGTATCGGACGCCGCGCCCGGCGAAGAGCACACCGACGCCGCGCCCTAG